GATGACCGTGATGTCGTAGTCGTAGAGTTTCTTCCGCATCGTCTCTTCGCGGGTGCCCCGCCACATCCGGGCATACTCGTCGTTGATGTCAAGACGGCTCTTGTCCGCCCGGAGGACGGCGATCGCGAGGGGGTTATCCCGGATCATCTGCCGGAACCGTCTCTTTTGGGCGTTCGCTTCGCGGAGTTCCTCCTGATACGACTGATCGCGCTCCCCGAGTGCGGCCAGTGCGGCGTTGAGCTGGTGTGCGAGCGGCTGGAGGTCATCTCCAACGGCAGCTGCATCAATCCGGGCGGCATAGTTCCCGGCGATGAGCTGGTCAAGTGCTTCTTTCAATGCTGCTGTATCCAATGCTTGTCACCTTGTCTGATTGTAAAACGGCGGATGGTTCCAAAGGGCGGCGAGCACCGCACCGGGGTTTTTAGCCCTCGTATGAAACAGAGAGAGCAGACGACGAACCCGGGCGTTCCGAAGGCAGCATTCGAAGAGAATGACAGCGGTTCCGGATTGTCCCGTGCCGGCTACGAGAGGACGGGCCGTGTCGTGCAGTGCCCTGCTGATTGCCTGGCAGATCTGCCGAATGCTAAGCAGATCTGATTGCCTTTGTCCCGGTAGTTAATCGTAAATTATAAAGGTTTCGATACTTTTTTGCCAAAATCCGAGGATTTTAATACTTTATCTCAGAAAAGCAGGAAGGATTTTAGGATCAAGACCATATAAAACCTTTGTTTACGAGAGGGGGAGGCCGAAGACGACACCGCGGTTATTTTACGCCTCGTTCAGGTGGAACCCGCCGGAGCGCCGCCACCGCGATCGTATACCCGTCCCCGGCAGCCCGGCACGGGTCGGCGACGCGGGTGACGGCGGGCGACCCGCTCCGCGCAGGGAGGTCCCGCCGCCCGCGTCCGGAGGCGACCTACAGATTAATGCTGCTGTGATTCGACGTATCATAATGCACCAGTCTCCGATGCACCTGCTTGCCGCTCTGCTTCTCCTTGCCGGGACATGCGTCTCGGGCTGCACGGGGCAGGATACCGTGGTCTCCGGCGAGGAGCGAGCGATCATAGTCGCGTACGCCGATCCGATCGCCGAGAACCTCCTGCAGGGGTTCAACGAGGGCAATTACACGATCTACTCACGGGATTTCGGCGTTGAGATGAAAAGGAGCCTTACCGAGGCGGTATTTCTGCAGAACCGCAAGTTCGTCACGTCCAGAATAGGGCTCTACGAGTCCCGGGGCGACCCGATCGTTACGGAGCAGGGCGAGTATATCGCCGTCAACTATCCGGCGACGTTCGAGCGGGAGGACGGCGTGAACGTCCGGCTTGTCTTCAGAAAGGGCGATCCGTCGCACCTGCTCTACGGGCTCTGGTTCAATTCACCGGCGCTGCAACGGTGATACACCGCCTGCCGCCTCACCACGCCTCTCCGCACCGCAGGCAGCGGTTCCGGTGGACGCAGAGGATAGCTCCACAGTGCGGGCAGGTCCACCGGGTCTTCTCCTGTTCGATGAATTCGTCGATCCCCCGCTCCCGTATTGCGTGCAGATTGTCGAGCATGCTCATCCAGTATTTCACGTACCGTTTGTCGAGCCGTTTCAACCGTGCACAGGGGTATTCGGCGCAGTCGTAGCAGTAGTCTCCCGTCCGGTCTTCGCACTGCCGGATGCGGCACCTGGCGCAGGACGGGCGCAGTCCGGCGGCATCCTCCGTCCGACAGCCGGGACATCGGTTCTTCTCCCGCAGGTAGCCGATGCAGAGCCCACAGTTCATACCGCAGGGAGCGATCAGGGCAGGAGAGAGGCGGGTCATTGCTTCTCGTATGCTCGCCGCAGGGCAAGAAGTCTCTTTCGGGAGCGGGCGGTCACCTGCAATTGCACGGCAGCCATGGAGAGGGGGTGAAGAAGACGGTTCAGCGGCTCCTCAGAATGAAGAACTCGTAGCCGTACTCGTCTCCGTGCTCCCGGTGCACCGCGATCTCCCGCTCCGAGAACGCGACGAACGCTTCCGCGTCGGGATTGCCGGCGGCCACCTTCTTCAGGTCGGGCAGCCGCTCTATGAGCGGCGTATAGTAGTGATCCCACCAGACGGACCCGGGAAGTGGGAAGGTCGCGACGACCTCGTAGCCGGCCTTTTCAGCGATCGCACAGGTCTCCGGAACCGTTGTTATCGCCGGGTAGCAGTCGTTCCAGAACGCCGCCGCCTCCGGCGAGGGCTGATCGGTGAACCAGACCGCTTCGCTGAGGCAGAAGTAGCCGCTCGGCCGGAGAAGCCGCTTCCACAACCGGAGTCCTTTCTCAAACCCCACGATGAAGATAGAACTCTCCGCCCAGAGGACGTCGAAGGCTGCATCCTCAAACGGCAGATCGTCCATGGACTCTCTCACCGTCGTGATCCTGTCCCCCACCCCGGCCGCTGCCGCCTTCCGGGCGAGATCGTCCAGGTACGGCTGGTGGATGTCGACGGCGGTGATATGACAGTTCGGGCATATACGGCCGAGCTCGATCGTCTGCATCCCCGCCCCACACCCGATATCCAGGATCTCCGGCTGGTCCGGGAGATTTTTCAGCATCGAAAACGCTTTTTGCGTGCACGCGTTGCTACCCGGCCCCTGGCGGGGCAGTCCCTCGTGCATGGTGAAGAGGAATGACATATCCATTACCATTCATGCGCCGTCTGATCCGATAAAGGAGCAGGCGACAGGCCGGAATAAGCCGGCCATGCAGACCAGACCGAAGCGCCCGCAGTACCTTCCACCGACACCCTCATAGCACCACCCCGCCCATACTCTCTCCGGGAAGTACCGGAATGGACCTTGCAACGTTCTTTGAAGACGCAGAAGTCGACGTCTTCGCCAGGGTCGGGATCGACGACCTCGCCGACGCGGACAGGGCGGCGGTTCTGCAGTTCCTCCCGGCAGCCCGGTCCGTGATCATCTTCGGGAAGGAAGTCCCGGTCGCGGTCTACCGGATGGGGCAGAAAGAGAAGACCAGGGAGATGCTCCGGATTGCAGAGGGACTCGACGAAACCGCCGTGCGGCTCGCCGACCGCCTGAAGGCCGACGATATCCCGGCCCGCCCCGTTCCGCTCTACCTGCCCGTACGGTTCGCCGGCGGGAGGGTGCAGGGCGTCGTCCGGCTCAAGTCGATCGCAGCGGCCGCCGGAGTCGGGGAGATCGGCAGGAACACCGTTCTCCTCACGCACCGCTTCGGCCCGCGGCTGCTCCTCGCCGGCGTCGTGACCGCAGAGCCGGCTCCGGAGTCCAGAACAACCGCTGCTGCGCCGCTCTGCACCGGGTGCGGAGACTGCATCCGGGCCTGCCCGGAAGGAGCGATAGGGCCGGACGGTGTCGACGCATTCCGGTGCCGGACCGTCCGTGCCTGGGTGCCGCCCCCGGTCGTCCCGGCCGTGACGTGGCTGCTCCGGCGGCAGGCGCTCGTCGGGAGCCTCGCCCCGCTTGCACCGTGGATTGCGAAGACCGCGACGATCCGGTGCAGCCGCTGCGTCACCGAATGCCCGCGGTTTGCGGGAGACGAGGGGAAGGGATAAGTCACCGCACCCCCGCCTCGCGGGAGCGGTAGACGGCTTTTCCGGCATCGCAGACCGTGTGCCGGGCGGGCCGCGGAGGACGGCGCTCTCCGGGCTGCCGCCGTGGAGAACCGGCCGTGCGAGGAAGGCAAGCTCGCGGAGCTGGTCGTCGCGGTGGTTGAGCTGATCGGGCGTAGGTGAACTCGAAAACCTTGCGGTCGCGGAAGAGCGTCTGGTCGTGGCGCAGGGTTTCTTTCTGCCTCATAGGTAAGCGTTCAGGAGACGGAGTCATATAAAATCGCGGCGGGCGCGGGTTGAAAGTAAAAAAAGAGCATGATACGATGCCGGGACGGTGAAGAGCGATCGTCCCTACTCTTCTTCCCCGATATCCTCATACCACAACGCGGGATTCGCGGCAATGAACTCCTGCATCAGCCGCAGGCACTCCGGATCGTCCAGGACTACCAGTTCCACGCCCCGCGAGCGGAGATACTCTTCAGGCCCCTGGAAAGTCCGGTGTTCACCGATCACGACCCGGGGTATTTTGTAGAGCAGGACTGCGCCGCTGCACATGTCGCACGGGGAGAGCGTCGAGTACAGCACCGCCCGGCGGTAATCCCCGGGCTTGAGCCTGCCCGCATTCTCCAGGCAGTCCATCTCGGCGTGCAGGACGGCGCTGCCCTTCTGCACTCTCCGGTTATGCCCCCGGCCGACGATGGTGCCGTCGATCACCAGCACCGAGCCGATGGGAATCCCCCCTTCTATCAATCCCTTTCTGGCCTCTTCGATAGCGGCCTGCATGAATGCATCCATTGCTGTAACACCCCCGGGTAGAGATGGCCGGTGAGACATTGAATATTGCGATCTCTGACTCGGGACGCATCAGCATCGAAGCGTGAGATGGTACAGGTGATCATCACGGGTAATCCGGGCATCCGGCAGGAATGCCGGGTCGGAAGGTCACAATGTTTATTATACCGATCATACTATTCGCACCCATGGCACTACCGAAACGCTATGCACTACTTTTGTGTCTCCTGATACTGCCGGGAACGCTCCTCGTGTCCGGATGCCTCTCCGACCGGCAGGTTACTGCCATAACCAGCACACCGTCCACAACGGATCTGACCTACTATACCGAGCAGAATCCGCCCTACAACTTCGAGGAGAACGGGACACTGCAGGGGATCTCCGTCGAGCTCCTGGAGTTGATCACCGCGAAGATGGGCGAAAACGTCTCCCGCGAGGCGGTGCGTCTGGTACCCTGGACAGAAGGCTACCAGGCGGCACTGACCCAGAATAAGACCGTGCTCTTCACTACGGCCCGGCTACCCGAGCGGGAGCAGTCCTTCAAATGGGTCGGGCCGATCTATACCTACACGAATGTCCTCTTTGCCCGCCCGGAGAGCGGGATCGTGATCGACGAACCGGGTGACCTTAAGGAGTATCGGATCGGGGTGATCGTCGATGATGCGGCCGTCCAGCAGCTGCTGGATGCGGGAGTGAACGAGAGCCAGCTCGTCTACGAAACCGATCTGTTCGCAGTCATCGATAAACTCGAGAACGGCGAGATCGACCTCTGGGCCTACCCGAAGGAATCAGGCCGATACTTCACCTGGCAGGCGACCGGGAACGCGTACGCTTTCAGGATCGTCTCTGCCCTGCCGGCCCTGGAAGGCTACTACGCGTTCAGCAGGGACGTTCCCGATGCAACCATCCGGTCTTTCCAGCAGGCGCTGGATTCCTTGAAAGCCGAGAAGGATGCGACGGGGATCAGCACCTACGAGAGGGTTCTGGGGCGGTACGCCCCCGTGATCGGCCTGGCTCAGCTGCAGTACCTGACCGAGGAACTGGCACCCTATAACTTCGAGGAGAACGGGACGGCAAGCGGTATCGCGGTCGAGATCCTGGAGGCGGTTTTCAAAGATATCGGGGTGAACGCATCCCGGGAAGACATCCGCATCGTTCCGTTTGCCGAGGGGTTGCAGGCGGCGCAGAACGGCAGCACCGTGCTCTTCTCCGTCGTTCGCACACCGGAACGCGAGCCGCTGTACGAGTGGGCGGGGCCGTTCACCAGTGGGAGAGTCGTGATCTATGCACCGATGGAGAGAGATATCACGATCGCCTCCGACGAGGATCTGAACCGGTACCAGATCGGCGCCGTCCAGGCCTCCGTCGAGAACGATCTCCTCGCCGACCGGGGGGTGAACACATCCCGGATCGTCAACGGCAAAGCCCCCGAGGATCTCTTGCGGATGCTTGAATCAGGAGAGATCGACCTCTGGGCGACGGGCGATCTCGCCGGACGGCACCAGATGCTGCAGACGGCGGAGAACCCGGACGCCTACGAGATCGTCTACACCTTAAGCGAGAACGACCTCTACTATCTCTTCAGTAAGGACGTCCCGGATCTGCTGGTCAGCGCCTTTGAACAGTCGCTCGAGAACGTACGGAACCAGAAGGATGCCACAGGGGTCAGCGAGTACGAGCGGATCCTGTACCGCTACCTGGGAGTGGGGTGCGCCCGGCAGACGTTTACCGATGCCGAGGTGACGACGCTCGTGAACAGAACCGCTACCGACATCGAGAAGAACGCCACCGGGACGCTCCGGGCGATCAACGCGGGGAAGGCTCCCTACCAGGACCCGGAGAATCCGGCTCTCTACGTCTTCGTCTACGACGAGAACGTGACGATGGTTGCCAACGCAGACAACATCCAGCAGGTCGGCATCAACTACCGGGGCAAGACCGACGTGACGGGCAAGCCGTTCCGTGACGAGATCGTCGCCGGTGCGCAGGAGAACGGCACCGGGTGGGTGGAGTACGTCTACAGCAACCCGGCCGAGACGAACCTGTACTACAAGACCACCTACTACCGCCTGACCGAAGGGAGCGACAATAGGACCTACATTGTCTGCAGCGGCAGGTTCAAGGGCTGCGAGGAGTGAGCGGGCGGGGGAGGAAACCCTCCCGGATCAGGCCAGCCCGTCCCCGATCCGGATGACTTCCCGGACGAGGAGGTCGAAGTCGTCCCGGCGGCTGCGATGGTTGGCGATCCCGGCGTGCAGGTAGTTCCTGCCCCGGAGGGTGACGGTCGAGACGACGACCGTCCCCTGCTCCTGGAGTTCGG
This sequence is a window from Methanoculleus taiwanensis. Protein-coding genes within it:
- a CDS encoding class I SAM-dependent methyltransferase → MDMSFLFTMHEGLPRQGPGSNACTQKAFSMLKNLPDQPEILDIGCGAGMQTIELGRICPNCHITAVDIHQPYLDDLARKAAAAGVGDRITTVRESMDDLPFEDAAFDVLWAESSIFIVGFEKGLRLWKRLLRPSGYFCLSEAVWFTDQPSPEAAAFWNDCYPAITTVPETCAIAEKAGYEVVATFPLPGSVWWDHYYTPLIERLPDLKKVAAGNPDAEAFVAFSEREIAVHREHGDEYGYEFFILRSR
- a CDS encoding transporter substrate-binding domain-containing protein; this encodes MALPKRYALLLCLLILPGTLLVSGCLSDRQVTAITSTPSTTDLTYYTEQNPPYNFEENGTLQGISVELLELITAKMGENVSREAVRLVPWTEGYQAALTQNKTVLFTTARLPEREQSFKWVGPIYTYTNVLFARPESGIVIDEPGDLKEYRIGVIVDDAAVQQLLDAGVNESQLVYETDLFAVIDKLENGEIDLWAYPKESGRYFTWQATGNAYAFRIVSALPALEGYYAFSRDVPDATIRSFQQALDSLKAEKDATGISTYERVLGRYAPVIGLAQLQYLTEELAPYNFEENGTASGIAVEILEAVFKDIGVNASREDIRIVPFAEGLQAAQNGSTVLFSVVRTPEREPLYEWAGPFTSGRVVIYAPMERDITIASDEDLNRYQIGAVQASVENDLLADRGVNTSRIVNGKAPEDLLRMLESGEIDLWATGDLAGRHQMLQTAENPDAYEIVYTLSENDLYYLFSKDVPDLLVSAFEQSLENVRNQKDATGVSEYERILYRYLGVGCARQTFTDAEVTTLVNRTATDIEKNATGTLRAINAGKAPYQDPENPALYVFVYDENVTMVANADNIQQVGINYRGKTDVTGKPFRDEIVAGAQENGTGWVEYVYSNPAETNLYYKTTYYRLTEGSDNRTYIVCSGRFKGCEE
- a CDS encoding nucleoside deaminase; the encoded protein is MDAFMQAAIEEARKGLIEGGIPIGSVLVIDGTIVGRGHNRRVQKGSAVLHAEMDCLENAGRLKPGDYRRAVLYSTLSPCDMCSGAVLLYKIPRVVIGEHRTFQGPEEYLRSRGVELVVLDDPECLRLMQEFIAANPALWYEDIGEEE
- a CDS encoding 4Fe-4S binding protein, with protein sequence MDLATFFEDAEVDVFARVGIDDLADADRAAVLQFLPAARSVIIFGKEVPVAVYRMGQKEKTREMLRIAEGLDETAVRLADRLKADDIPARPVPLYLPVRFAGGRVQGVVRLKSIAAAAGVGEIGRNTVLLTHRFGPRLLLAGVVTAEPAPESRTTAAAPLCTGCGDCIRACPEGAIGPDGVDAFRCRTVRAWVPPPVVPAVTWLLRRQALVGSLAPLAPWIAKTATIRCSRCVTECPRFAGDEGKG
- a CDS encoding DUF3887 domain-containing protein — protein: MHQSPMHLLAALLLLAGTCVSGCTGQDTVVSGEERAIIVAYADPIAENLLQGFNEGNYTIYSRDFGVEMKRSLTEAVFLQNRKFVTSRIGLYESRGDPIVTEQGEYIAVNYPATFEREDGVNVRLVFRKGDPSHLLYGLWFNSPALQR
- a CDS encoding DUF3795 domain-containing protein, encoding MTRLSPALIAPCGMNCGLCIGYLREKNRCPGCRTEDAAGLRPSCARCRIRQCEDRTGDYCYDCAEYPCARLKRLDKRYVKYWMSMLDNLHAIRERGIDEFIEQEKTRWTCPHCGAILCVHRNRCLRCGEAW